A region of the Apium graveolens cultivar Ventura chromosome 6, ASM990537v1, whole genome shotgun sequence genome:
TTGGTTAACCGGCTGTCACAATTCAATCTTGATCTACTGCCTATTCTTCCTCCGACTTCTGTCTCAAGTATAGAGCAATCGATCATTGCCCAAGATCCTGTGGCTATGGCAGTGTATGCGATGCTACTCATGGTGTGTTCTCCTATATGGGAGGAGTTGGTGTTTCGAGGTTTTCTTCTCCCATCATTGACCAAGTACTTGCCAATATGGGGATCGATTCTCGTAAGTTCAGTTGCATTTGCTCTAGTACATAGAAATATATATAGGATGTTACCACTGATCTTTCTTGGGCTTCTAATGGGTGTTGTCTATACACGCTCTAAGAACCTATTACCATCAATTCTCCTGCACAGCCTCTGGAATTGCTTTGTTTTCATTGCTTTAATGAAATGATGTCCATGGCTTGCATAGCAAGTGCTTCGTGCATCAAAATGTGGCTCTAGAAAGCATTAGCAGGAATTTTTAGGACAGCACTCAGAAACACACGAGAACAAATTTATAACTacataaattttgaattttgtcGGCTTTTATGTTCATTTTTTCTTTGTTTAAACAAAGAAATATGGTCATCTTTTCCTTGTTCAAGCAAAGACAATTGCCGGGTTGCGTTGTTAAAACAACCAGGTGATCTTTGAGAAAATTAACTAACTGGATAAAGTTCCTCATATTGATCCTGTCATCAGTGTCCGCGTGAATAGATCAGATGCGTCATGTAGATATGTTCATATAATGTTGATAAACTAAAATTGTAAAACTGACGATGTCGGAAAAAATTACAAATTATAATTTATGATATTGTCTCTTTGgctattttttttttgttttttttatcataggtaaccttttatcgtaggtaacccgcagccgctacccttacAAGGGTCCCGTAGGATTCGAACCTGTGATCAAAATGatagttttcctctctttaaccaatTGAGTCAATCCTTACGGGCATCTCTTTGGCTATTTAACTAACAATTACTACAATTTTCAtactttttttaaaattaattaggGGTGAGCATCGATCGGTTTGGGTGGTTTGGAAGATCAAACCGAATTAACGATTTTTCTGAAGTTCAATCCGAAACCAAACCGTTATTTGGAAAAATCAAACAAAATCAATCTGTTTAAAACGGTTCAGTCGGTTTGGTTTCGGTTCAAACCgtttttttttataaaacaaaGTTAGAAATTAAATTAAACTTGAACTTGAAAATAAGAATCGAAAGTTTGTAtcatattataaaattatattttctattataATCATATTCAAAAAGAATATATAAAATTAAGACTTTAAGAAATAAAAAAAGGTAAGAAGGACGAAAAAGATGCGACCAATTCTCATGttttattgaataaaaataaaattaatgaaAACATAACATATATATAGATATTTAGAGTCCCACTCAACAGAGAATTTTTTATATAGAGAATTATGGAGAACCAATCTCAACCATCCATTTAATCACAGATTGAGTAATGGCATTCTTGTAATTAACAAGAGATTTAAGtctaattttttaaaatcaaaataaacacCCGCCGTGAATTCTATAACGACTTGTACGAACAAATATACACACCTGATACATAGCACGCACTAAGctgaagagaaagagagaggaGAAATATGGAGTGAACGGGAGAGTTAATCGAAGATTCAAATCAACAATTACATATGCTATTTAAGCTATAGAATGGGAGATTTAGTCAAAAAAGGTTAAgaatcactactagaaatagtagatacaACATCGGTGTttagacatcggcatgtaatgcacccgatgttaaaagtCTGTTTAACATCGGTTTAAAAATAAACGATGTTGATTATAAATGCTGACATTGGTTTCACATAGTAGCCGTTGTCtatattcaaaaattaaaaaggccaaatatatatttttaattttgacATCGGCTGATTTTGTTAACCGTTGTCTATGACCatgttaaaaaaaaattaaaatttcactTATCTTTTTCCCCCGGTTTCAGTACCCCCCCTTTAATTTTGACAAATATTCACTTTATTCTTATTCCCCCTTTTCCAAAATATACCTCACCGGCTTCCCTCGTCTCTCCCGAGACCCTCGTCTCTCTCACCGTCTCTTTCTTATCTCTCTCACCTCTCATCTCTCTCCTCTTTTTCTCTTACCTTGAAACTCCCGCTCATATATCAtctctttttctatttttgtcGAAACCCTAATTTCAGCCCCAATTCAAATTTAAGCTTTGGAGTTTCAAATTGAGCTTCAAACTAGTAAGATTATAAACTAGTAGAAGCTTTGGAGCATCCAGAGGTTCACAGATTTGATGCTTTGGAACTTTCAGGTTTTGGAGCATCTGGAGGTTCACAGTTTGGAGGTTTGGAACTTTGAGGTATATTCTTCTATCTCCCTCTTATGTGCATGTATATAAAAAACATTTTTTTTTGGGTTTTATGTTCGGTTTTTTTGGGTGGTTTTTGGGAGTTTTCGGTCGGATTATATACTTGGACAAGACGGTTTTGGTACTGTTTACAAGGGAAATATTGATGAGAATCTTATAGTTGGTTTGAAATATCTTCCAGTTGCGTTTAAGATTCTTATAAGGAAGGGCTCCAGGGTCATTGTGAGTGGCTTGTGAGTCTTCAAATTCATATTACTTGTTGTTAGTCTAATTATTATGTATTGTGATGTAATTGACTTTTGGTTTATTTTATATACTGTGAATTTTCTAGGTGAGCTAAGGCATCCGAATCTGGTCATGTTGTTTGGTTATTGCTGCGAGGATGATCATAGGTTACTAGTTTTTTACATGTGTTGTTCATCCTGTGTATGATATCGAGATTTGCTTTTATCCTCCATTATCGAGATTGTGATATCATTATAAATCTTGTCGTTAAAGTTTCTCATATACAATCGATACTAGCTAAAACTTGATAATTTTTTTAACTTGTATTTTCAGGCAGTTGTTTTTGTGTGTGTGCGTTGGTCTCTGGGCAGGGCTTATTATTGGTTTTGTTACTGAGTACTACACGAGCAATGCTTACAGGTAATTATCCAATTGTTGATAAAATAATGTTATGCAAATTTGTATGTCAAATTTGCTATCATTTCCTTGTATATCTGAATTGATTTTTTCTTCTCATGGCAGCCCTGTGCAAGATGTAGCTGATTCCTGCAGGACTGGAGCTGCAACAAATGTTATTTTTGGCCTTGCACTAGGATACAAATATGTCATTATTCCCATTTTTGCCATTGCAGTAAGTATTTTTGTTAGTTTTAGCTTTGCTGCCATGTATGGTATTGCCGTGGCTGCACTTGGTATGCTGAATACAATTGCCACTGGACTGGCTATTGATGCATATGGTCCTATCAGTGATAATGCTGGAGGCATAGCTGAGATGGCAGGCATGAGTCACAGGATTCGTGAAAGAACTGATGCCCTTGATGCTGCTAGGAACACAACTGCTGCCATTGGAAAGGTACAATGATCCTCTTTTCCTACATAGTGACTTTACTTCTTATCTCTAGACATATGCAATTAGACAGAGTGTTGTAAGTTCTTCCATATTTTTATTATAATGCATGCTGTAATCGTTAGATTATTAAATTTTCTATTTCTATGTGAGAGCACTACAATCTTTTCTTACCCATGCATTGATCTAGTTTTGGATATCTGAGAGCTATTAATTAATCCAAAGTCCAAACTCTGCTGCTATTTATTATTCTgtgattattatttaatattattttgttttcTTGAAATGATCTTATTCAGAAATTTAATTACCGACACTCACACATGCCTCTGCCAAGAGGCTTGAATCCTGGATCTGCTGCCCTTGTTTCATTAGCACTTTTTGGTGCCTATGTAAGTCGTGCATCAATCACAACAGTTGATGTATTGACCCCAAAGGTCTTCATTGGCTTGCTCGTTGGTGCCATGCTTCCTTACTGGTTCTCTGTCATGACCATGAAGAGTGTGGGTAGTGCAGCTTTGAAGATGGTGGAGGAGGTCCGCAGACAATTCAACACCATTCCAGGTCTCATGGAAGGCACTGCCAAGCCTGATTACGCAACCTGTTTTAAGATCTCAACTGATGCGTCTCTCAAGGAAATGATTTCTCCTGGTGCCCTTGTGATGCTTACACCCCTCATTGTTGGAATCCTATTAGGTATCGAAAACTGATTTTTAGGCCTTTTCTCATAGACTTGGAATGTATGTCCGAATTGATTGTTGGAATATTGTATGTTAAGATATTTTGTATCAATGTAGCTTTAGGTTTCTGTTGGATGTTTTTGGTTGGATGTTTCAATGTTTGGTATTTTTTTGGTTGTGTAAATGCAATTGGTTCATGTGGCTGTAAAACAGGGCCAGGATGGCATGTTATTTATACCACATTAACATCACAACGGTAAATGTAAACCGATGTAAAAAATGTACAAAAGACATcatgtaaaataatattaaacaaaaaagaactaaaaaaaccgatgtgaaatagtcatttgacatcggttctgagAAATTGGCcgatgttaaacaaaaagatttaacatcggtttcgtgaagaacacccatgtcttatccatcatttcacatcggggggctaatttaaccgatgtctgatcaaacatttcacatcggtcaactaatctaaccgatgtctgatcaaacatttcacatcggTCAACTAATCTAACCGATATATaacactgtaatagacatcggctgttaaccgatgtcaaagactaatgacatttaacatcacacgcgaagacatcggtcagatttttttaacatcggttctgaaccgatgtctgatcccatatttctagtagtgaatCGTTGTTTATAACTCAAATTTTATGTTATTAAGCCTTAATTTGTACATTTAAGGGTTTTCCAATGGCTTTTaaagttcaatttttttttcagGAAAAATTTCATACACAAATTGGTATTGCAAGAAGATGTTTCTAATAGGTGagtttttttattatatatttgaAGTTCTATTGTAGAATCTAGATTTATAGCTTATTTTATGCTTGTATATTATAATTTTAGTAAAATAATAACATAAATTTATGTGAATGTATATTTCTTTGTAGATTTGTTAATTATATAGTAGATTTATAAAAATTGAATTTCATTTTACAATAGAAGCAATTTTAGAGTTTAGTACATTTATAATTTGATTCTAGATCCATTGATCTGTTACTTCTATTGTAGATTGGGAAAATTTATATTAATTCTAGATTAGGAGCTTGTTTTGGTGTTAATGACGTTTGATTATAAAGAGAGATGATGTTTAGAAATTATGTTTATCATTTGATTCTAGATCTGTTGATTCCAAAGT
Encoded here:
- the LOC141668796 gene encoding pyrophosphate-energized vacuolar membrane proton pump-like is translated as MSLFPFLPLHDNAGGIAEMAGMSHRIRERTDALDAARNTTAAIGKKFNYRHSHMPLPRGLNPGSAALVSLALFGAYVSRASITTVDVLTPKVFIGLLVGAMLPYWFSVMTMKSVGSAALKMVEEVRRQFNTIPGLMEGTAKPDYATCFKISTDASLKEMISPGALVMLTPLIVGILLGIEN